A genomic window from Micromonospora sp. WMMA1947 includes:
- a CDS encoding putative peptidoglycan glycosyltransferase FtsW, with product MAALRGLLARPLASYYLLLSSAGLLLLIGLTMVFSATSVRDYVMDGDAAASLTKQTVFAVIGIGAFWACQRLPARTFRAVSRLALGVAVALLLLLNLLVALNSLFGVTSIGPLKAQLLWLYLGPISVQPVEVAKFALVLWGAHVLARKGAALGWWKELATPLFPVVALLFVLVGYNDLGSMLCLLALVVGMLWAAGVRTRVFAALTAIGLAGVGLLVAAASLGAGSGSRGADNYRLGRLTMWLDPPSPRTCFEQELDYCYQLVQARYAIGNGGWFGVGLGQSSFKYGWLPEAHNDFIFAILAEELGVVGCTVILVLFAVLAYTGMRIARRVEDPFRRLAAAGVTAWLVGQAVINIGGVTGLLPLTGVPLPFISDGGSALVVTLAAIGMLASFARAEPDAARALHARPPARWVRLVWAPLPPLPGRRRKAAPPPADRGSVPRSRQRRQDDQAAPRGARPDRARAGAASERRR from the coding sequence CTGGCCGCGCTGCGTGGCCTGCTGGCCCGGCCGCTGGCCTCCTACTACCTGCTGCTGTCCAGCGCCGGCCTGCTGCTGCTGATCGGCCTCACCATGGTCTTCTCCGCGACCAGCGTGCGGGACTACGTCATGGACGGCGACGCGGCGGCGTCGCTCACCAAGCAGACCGTCTTCGCGGTGATCGGCATCGGTGCGTTCTGGGCCTGTCAGCGGCTGCCCGCACGTACGTTCCGGGCGGTCAGCCGTCTGGCGCTGGGTGTGGCGGTGGCGCTGCTGCTCCTGCTCAACCTGCTGGTGGCTCTGAACTCGCTGTTCGGGGTGACGTCGATCGGGCCGTTGAAGGCGCAGCTGCTCTGGCTCTACCTCGGCCCGATCTCCGTGCAGCCGGTCGAGGTGGCGAAGTTCGCGCTGGTGCTGTGGGGTGCGCACGTGCTGGCCCGCAAGGGCGCGGCACTCGGCTGGTGGAAGGAACTGGCCACGCCGCTGTTCCCGGTGGTCGCCCTGCTGTTCGTACTCGTCGGCTACAACGACCTGGGCAGCATGCTCTGCCTGCTCGCGCTGGTGGTCGGGATGCTCTGGGCGGCGGGCGTGCGGACCCGGGTCTTCGCCGCGCTCACCGCGATCGGCCTGGCCGGCGTCGGCCTCCTGGTGGCAGCGGCCTCGCTCGGCGCCGGCTCCGGCTCCCGGGGCGCCGACAACTACCGGCTCGGCCGCCTCACGATGTGGCTCGACCCGCCCTCCCCGCGGACCTGCTTCGAACAGGAGCTGGACTACTGCTACCAGCTCGTGCAGGCCCGCTACGCGATCGGCAACGGCGGCTGGTTCGGCGTCGGCCTGGGCCAGAGCAGCTTCAAGTACGGCTGGCTGCCCGAGGCGCACAACGACTTCATCTTCGCCATCCTCGCCGAGGAGCTGGGGGTGGTCGGCTGCACAGTGATCCTGGTGCTGTTCGCCGTGCTGGCGTACACCGGGATGCGGATCGCCCGCCGGGTCGAGGACCCGTTCCGCCGGCTCGCCGCCGCCGGCGTGACCGCCTGGCTGGTCGGCCAGGCCGTCATCAACATCGGCGGCGTGACCGGGCTGCTGCCGCTGACCGGCGTACCGCTGCCGTTCATCTCCGACGGCGGCAGCGCCCTGGTGGTGACGCTCGCCGCGATCGGCATGCTCGCCTCGTTCGCCCGCGCCGAGCCGGACGCGGCGCGCGCGCTGCATGCCCGTCCGCCCGCCCGATGGGTCCGACTAGTGTGGGCCCCGTTGCCGCCGCTTCCCGGCCGGCGTCGCAAGGCGGCGCCGCCCCCGGCCGACCGAGGGTCCGTGCCCCGGTCCCGGCAGCGGCGGCAGGACGACCAGGCCGCGCCCCGCGGCGCCCGGCCCGACCGGGCGCGCGCCGGCGCGGCGAGCGAGAGGAGACGCTGA
- the murG gene encoding undecaprenyldiphospho-muramoylpentapeptide beta-N-acetylglucosaminyltransferase, with protein MGPLRSVVLCGGGTGGHIYPLLAFADCLRRHDPSVRITCLGTPKGLENELIPPAGYDLRQIPAYQLPRSVNMSLVRTPDRMWKAARAAGKVIDEVQADAVVGFGGYVSVPGYLAAWRRELPIVIHEVNVPPGVANRLGMKFTKNVAVGFPHQPAQAEALRDARVVGVPLRRGIAGLDRAALRDAARAHFGLRPDLPVLFVAGGSQGARSINLAVSGAAKELARNGVQVLHVIGARNEPVSVPTDLPVPYVTLPYLSEMELGYAAADLMLGRGGAMTCAEVAAIGLPTVYVPYPHSNQEQKRNALPVVEAGGGLLVDDAEVTPAWVERTVIPLIRDPQRLYAMSHAAAGYGRRDGDVALLNFVYEAVSR; from the coding sequence ATGGGTCCGCTGCGTTCGGTGGTGCTCTGCGGAGGGGGTACGGGCGGGCACATCTACCCGCTGCTCGCCTTCGCCGACTGCCTGCGCCGACACGACCCGAGCGTCCGGATCACCTGTCTGGGCACACCCAAGGGGCTGGAGAACGAGCTGATCCCGCCGGCCGGCTACGACCTGCGGCAGATCCCGGCGTACCAGCTGCCCCGGTCGGTGAACATGAGCCTGGTGCGTACCCCGGACCGGATGTGGAAGGCGGCCCGCGCCGCGGGCAAGGTGATCGACGAGGTCCAGGCCGACGCCGTGGTCGGCTTCGGGGGGTACGTCTCGGTGCCCGGTTATCTGGCCGCGTGGCGGCGGGAACTGCCCATCGTCATCCACGAGGTGAACGTGCCGCCGGGCGTGGCGAACCGGCTCGGGATGAAGTTCACCAAGAACGTCGCGGTGGGCTTCCCGCACCAGCCGGCCCAGGCCGAGGCGCTGCGCGACGCCCGGGTGGTCGGCGTGCCGCTGCGCCGGGGCATCGCCGGGCTGGACCGGGCCGCGCTGCGCGACGCCGCCCGCGCCCACTTCGGACTCCGCCCCGACCTGCCGGTGCTGTTCGTCGCCGGTGGCTCGCAGGGCGCCCGCTCGATCAACCTGGCCGTCTCCGGCGCGGCGAAGGAACTGGCCCGCAACGGTGTGCAGGTGCTGCACGTCATCGGCGCCCGCAACGAGCCGGTCTCCGTGCCCACCGACCTGCCGGTGCCGTACGTCACGCTGCCGTACCTGTCCGAGATGGAGCTGGGTTACGCCGCGGCCGACCTGATGCTGGGCCGGGGCGGCGCGATGACCTGCGCCGAGGTGGCCGCGATCGGCCTGCCCACCGTCTACGTGCCGTACCCGCACAGCAACCAGGAGCAGAAGCGCAACGCGCTGCCGGTGGTGGAGGCGGGCGGCGGTCTGCTGGTCGACGACGCCGAGGTGACCCCGGCCTGGGTGGAGCGGACGGTGATCCCGCTGATCCGGGACCCGCAGCGGCTGTACGCGATGAGCCACGCCGCAGCCGGGTACGGCCGCCGCGACGGCGACGTGGCGTTGCTGAACTTCGTCTACGAGGCGGTCTCCCGCTGA
- the murC gene encoding UDP-N-acetylmuramate--L-alanine ligase: MNTAQFTPAGTMTAEDLGRIHLIGVGGVGMAGLARLFLTRGLPVSGSELREWPSLAGLRALGGTIHSTHEASNLDGVDTVVYSSAIPQDHLEMVEARRRGLRVLHRSEALAAAMTGRRTVAVAGTHGKTSTTSMVTMVLQQAGTDPSFVIGGEISEVGSGAHHGTGEHFVVEADESDRSFLIYRPFVSVVTNIEADHLNTYGDLATLEAAFAEFARLTDPAGFVITCADDAGGRRLAETLRAEGRRVWTYGESTDADLRMSEVVSSAHGVRFQAEVEGRPLGEIRLPVPGKHMALNSAAAVLTAYLLELPVAAAEAALGAFPGVRRRFERKGVADGVLVYDEYAYHPTSMTLALQTLREVAGDGRLIVVFQPYRLYRTRDNQAEIAAALGIADEVVLLEVFGPGETRRPGEGSAALIQEVSLPAERKVFVESWDDVPAEVARRARTGDVVVTMGAPPISLMGDQLLDALLARSGGGAGLGAGVDPDGAATPAG; the protein is encoded by the coding sequence ATGAACACCGCGCAGTTCACGCCCGCCGGCACCATGACGGCGGAGGACCTGGGCCGGATCCACCTGATCGGGGTGGGCGGGGTCGGGATGGCCGGGCTGGCCCGGCTGTTCCTCACCCGGGGTCTGCCGGTCTCCGGCAGCGAGCTGCGGGAGTGGCCGTCGCTGGCCGGCCTGCGGGCGCTGGGCGGCACGATCCACTCCACCCACGAGGCGTCCAACCTCGACGGCGTGGACACGGTGGTCTACTCCTCGGCCATCCCGCAGGACCACCTGGAGATGGTGGAGGCGCGCCGGCGGGGCCTGCGGGTGCTGCACCGCTCCGAGGCGCTCGCCGCCGCGATGACCGGCCGTCGCACGGTGGCGGTCGCCGGCACCCACGGCAAGACATCCACCACGTCGATGGTCACCATGGTGCTCCAGCAGGCCGGCACCGACCCGTCGTTCGTGATCGGCGGCGAGATCTCCGAGGTGGGTTCCGGCGCGCACCACGGCACCGGCGAGCACTTCGTGGTCGAGGCGGACGAGAGCGACCGCTCCTTCCTCATCTACCGTCCGTTCGTGTCGGTCGTCACGAACATCGAGGCGGACCACCTCAACACCTACGGCGACCTGGCCACGCTGGAGGCGGCGTTCGCCGAGTTCGCCCGGCTCACCGACCCGGCCGGTTTCGTGATCACCTGCGCCGACGACGCGGGCGGGCGCCGGCTGGCCGAGACGCTGCGCGCCGAGGGCCGCCGGGTCTGGACGTACGGCGAGTCCACCGACGCGGACCTGCGGATGAGCGAGGTCGTCTCGTCCGCGCACGGGGTGCGCTTCCAGGCCGAGGTCGAGGGCCGGCCGCTCGGCGAGATCCGGCTGCCCGTACCGGGCAAGCACATGGCCCTGAACAGCGCCGCCGCGGTGCTCACCGCGTACCTGCTGGAACTGCCGGTGGCCGCGGCGGAGGCCGCGCTCGGCGCGTTCCCGGGCGTGCGGCGGCGCTTCGAGCGCAAGGGCGTGGCCGACGGCGTGCTGGTCTACGACGAGTACGCCTACCACCCGACCTCGATGACGCTGGCGTTGCAGACGCTGCGGGAGGTCGCCGGCGACGGCCGGCTGATCGTGGTGTTCCAGCCGTACCGGCTCTACCGCACCCGCGACAACCAGGCGGAGATCGCCGCCGCGCTCGGCATCGCCGACGAGGTGGTGCTGCTGGAGGTCTTCGGCCCCGGTGAGACGCGCCGCCCGGGCGAGGGCTCGGCCGCGCTGATCCAGGAGGTGTCGCTGCCGGCCGAGCGGAAGGTGTTCGTCGAGTCGTGGGACGACGTGCCGGCCGAGGTGGCCCGGCGGGCGCGGACCGGCGACGTGGTGGTGACCATGGGCGCGCCGCCCATCTCGCTGATGGGTGACCAGCTGCTCGACGCCCTGCTCGCCCGCTCCGGCGGTGGCGCGGGGCTGGGCGCCGGCGTCGACCCGGACGGCGCGGCGACCCCGGCCGGATGA
- a CDS encoding FtsQ-type POTRA domain-containing protein, with protein MSPGPARGRTPGPDGGAGRRSPARRWQLVRANADAVPPSTRRFMARARQRRMRAALPWAVAAAVLAVAGLVAWTVLGTGLFGVREVRVVGARLVTPVQIRDAAAVPDNAPLARVDLDATARRVGTLPPVADATVEREWPGTLVIRVRERTPVAVVPQGDGFVVVDGSGVVFQRLDRAPDGLPQVRVARPGPDDPGTRAGLAVLDAMGEKLRAELVAVDVAGLARITLLLRGERQVFWGDASRGAQKSTVATALLSRKADRIDVSAPDVVTFE; from the coding sequence ATGAGTCCCGGCCCGGCCCGCGGCCGTACCCCCGGACCGGACGGCGGGGCGGGGCGGCGCAGCCCGGCCCGGCGCTGGCAGCTCGTGCGGGCGAACGCGGACGCCGTGCCGCCGTCGACCCGCCGGTTCATGGCCCGGGCCCGGCAGCGGCGGATGCGGGCCGCGCTGCCCTGGGCGGTCGCCGCCGCGGTGCTCGCCGTCGCGGGCCTGGTGGCGTGGACGGTGCTCGGCACCGGCCTGTTCGGCGTCCGCGAGGTACGGGTGGTCGGCGCGCGGCTGGTCACCCCGGTGCAGATCCGCGACGCGGCGGCGGTGCCGGACAACGCGCCGCTGGCCAGGGTGGACCTGGACGCGACGGCGCGCCGGGTCGGCACGCTGCCGCCGGTGGCGGACGCCACCGTGGAACGGGAGTGGCCGGGCACGCTCGTGATCCGGGTGCGGGAACGCACGCCGGTGGCGGTGGTGCCGCAGGGCGACGGCTTCGTGGTCGTCGACGGCTCGGGCGTGGTCTTCCAGCGGCTGGACCGGGCGCCGGACGGGTTGCCGCAGGTCCGGGTCGCCCGGCCCGGCCCCGACGACCCGGGTACGCGGGCCGGGCTGGCGGTGCTCGACGCGATGGGGGAGAAGCTGCGCGCGGAGCTGGTCGCGGTTGACGTGGCCGGCCTGGCCCGGATCACCCTGCTGCTGCGCGGCGAGCGTCAGGTCTTCTGGGGTGACGCCTCCCGGGGGGCGCAGAAGTCCACCGTGGCCACCGCGTTGCTGAGCCGCAAGGCGGACCGGATCGACGTCAGCGCGCCGGACGTGGTCACGTTCGAGTGA
- the ftsZ gene encoding cell division protein FtsZ, with product MTPPHNYLAVIKVVGIGGGGVNAVNRMIEVGLKGVEFIAINTDAQALLMSDADVKLDVGRELTRGLGAGANPDVGKNAAEDHRDEIEEVLKGADMVFVTCGEGGGTGTGGAPVVANIARKLGALTIGVVTRPFSFEGKRRQVQAEAGIEELRNQCDTLIVIPNDRLLALGDRNISMMDAFRTADQVLLSGVQGITDLITTPGLINLDFADVKSVMSGAGSALMGIGSARGENRAVEAAEAAISSPLLEQSMDGARGVLLSIAGGSDLGLFEINDAAQLVTDAAHPDANIIFGAVIDDALGDEVRVTVIAAGFDGGTPAYKAVEPPRKSNQNPPAQPNAPVSPPATMPAPQQPSRRVLFDDVDVPDFLKNGS from the coding sequence ATGACACCTCCGCACAACTACCTGGCGGTCATCAAGGTCGTCGGCATCGGGGGCGGCGGCGTCAACGCCGTCAACCGGATGATCGAGGTTGGGCTCAAGGGCGTCGAGTTCATCGCGATCAACACCGATGCGCAGGCGCTGCTGATGAGCGACGCCGACGTCAAGCTCGACGTGGGCCGGGAGCTGACCCGGGGACTCGGCGCGGGCGCCAACCCGGACGTCGGCAAGAACGCCGCCGAGGACCACCGCGACGAGATCGAGGAGGTCCTCAAGGGCGCCGACATGGTGTTCGTGACCTGCGGCGAGGGCGGCGGCACCGGCACCGGCGGCGCGCCGGTCGTGGCGAACATCGCCCGTAAGCTCGGCGCGCTCACCATCGGCGTGGTCACCCGGCCGTTCTCGTTCGAGGGCAAGCGCCGGCAGGTCCAGGCCGAGGCGGGCATCGAGGAGCTGCGCAACCAGTGCGACACGCTCATCGTGATCCCGAACGACCGGCTGCTCGCGCTCGGCGACCGCAACATCTCCATGATGGACGCGTTCCGCACCGCGGACCAGGTGCTCCTCTCCGGTGTCCAGGGCATCACCGACCTGATCACCACGCCGGGTCTGATCAACCTGGACTTCGCCGACGTCAAGAGCGTGATGAGCGGCGCCGGCAGCGCGCTCATGGGCATCGGCAGCGCCCGGGGCGAGAACCGGGCCGTCGAGGCGGCCGAGGCGGCCATCTCCAGCCCGCTGCTCGAGCAGAGCATGGACGGTGCGCGCGGCGTGCTGCTCTCCATCGCCGGCGGGTCGGACCTCGGCCTGTTCGAGATCAACGACGCGGCGCAGCTGGTCACCGACGCGGCCCACCCGGACGCGAACATCATCTTCGGCGCGGTCATCGACGACGCGCTCGGCGACGAGGTGCGGGTCACGGTGATCGCGGCGGGCTTCGACGGGGGTACGCCGGCGTACAAGGCGGTCGAGCCTCCGCGCAAGAGCAACCAGAACCCGCCGGCCCAGCCGAACGCGCCGGTGAGCCCGCCGGCCACCATGCCGGCGCCGCAGCAGCCGTCGCGCCGGGTGCTCTTCGACGACGTCGACGTGCCCGACTTCCTCAAGAACGGGTCCTGA
- a CDS encoding YggS family pyridoxal phosphate-dependent enzyme, which translates to MTESQTAVRPERRAELAAGLARVRARIADACAAAGRQRDEVTLVAVTKTYPAADVVALAGLGVTDVGENRDQEAAPKAEAVSAAGAAPRWHFIGQLQRNKARSVVRYADVVQSVDSVRLAAALDTAAGAVRDRPLDVLVQVSIDGDPARGGALPGVADPQRGLDPVAAAVAGADGLRLAGLMAVAPLGWEPDRAFARLAEVAARLRADHPDATVLSAGMSGDLESAIGYGATHVRVGSALLGMRPALR; encoded by the coding sequence ATGACGGAGTCACAGACGGCGGTGCGGCCCGAGCGGCGCGCCGAACTCGCGGCCGGACTGGCCCGGGTCCGGGCCCGCATCGCCGACGCCTGTGCGGCGGCCGGGCGGCAGCGCGACGAGGTCACACTGGTCGCGGTGACCAAGACGTACCCGGCGGCGGACGTGGTCGCGCTGGCCGGGCTCGGCGTGACCGACGTCGGGGAGAACCGCGACCAGGAGGCGGCGCCGAAGGCGGAGGCGGTGTCCGCCGCCGGGGCCGCGCCGCGCTGGCACTTCATCGGCCAGTTGCAGCGCAACAAGGCCCGCTCGGTGGTCCGGTACGCCGACGTGGTCCAGTCGGTGGACAGCGTCCGGCTGGCCGCCGCGCTGGACACCGCCGCCGGTGCGGTCCGGGACCGGCCGCTGGACGTGCTGGTGCAGGTGAGCATCGACGGCGACCCGGCCCGGGGCGGGGCGCTGCCGGGTGTGGCCGATCCGCAGCGCGGGCTCGACCCGGTGGCCGCCGCGGTGGCCGGCGCCGACGGCTTGCGCCTGGCGGGCCTGATGGCGGTGGCGCCGCTGGGCTGGGAGCCGGACCGGGCGTTCGCCCGGCTGGCCGAGGTGGCGGCGCGGCTCCGGGCCGACCATCCGGACGCGACGGTGCTGTCGGCAGGCATGAGCGGAGACCTGGAGAGCGCGATCGGGTACGGCGCGACACATGTCCGTGTCGGCAGCGCGTTGCTCGGAATGCGCCCTGCGCTGCGGTAG
- the sepF gene encoding cell division protein SepF codes for MGALRKAGVWLGLVEEDDERAYEDGGYDKGGYRDSSRYRSSRYAEEFADEDDDEAEEPPTTRGRLSDRGRLSERASSRAVDADRAEGERPERAERSSVRSITRSSAGDTSGALSYHTRDNLALAPQAQPRERERVAPEDEQRYQITTLHPTTYREARTIGEHFRDGVPVIINLTEMDEADARRLVDFAAGLAFGLRGTIERVTNRVFLLSPANVQVTAEDKAKIAEGGFFSLS; via the coding sequence ATGGGTGCACTGCGCAAGGCGGGGGTCTGGCTCGGTCTCGTCGAGGAGGACGACGAGCGGGCGTACGAGGACGGTGGCTACGACAAGGGTGGCTACCGGGACTCGTCGCGCTACCGGTCGAGCCGGTACGCCGAGGAGTTCGCCGACGAGGACGACGACGAGGCCGAGGAGCCGCCGACGACGCGCGGCCGGCTCAGCGACCGTGGCCGGCTGTCCGAGCGCGCCTCCAGCCGCGCCGTCGACGCCGACCGGGCCGAGGGCGAGCGCCCGGAGCGGGCCGAGCGGTCCAGCGTGCGGTCGATCACCCGGTCCTCCGCCGGTGACACCTCGGGCGCCCTGAGCTACCACACCCGGGACAACCTCGCGCTCGCGCCGCAGGCCCAGCCGCGCGAGCGGGAGCGCGTGGCGCCGGAGGACGAGCAGCGCTACCAGATCACCACGCTGCACCCGACCACGTACCGCGAGGCGCGGACCATCGGCGAGCACTTCCGTGACGGCGTACCGGTGATCATCAACCTCACCGAGATGGACGAGGCGGACGCCCGCCGGCTCGTCGACTTCGCCGCCGGGCTCGCGTTCGGTCTGCGCGGTACGATCGAGCGCGTGACCAACCGGGTGTTCCTGCTCTCACCGGCCAACGTCCAGGTCACCGCGGAGGACAAGGCCAAGATCGCTGAGGGCGGCTTCTTCAGCCTGAGCTGA
- a CDS encoding YggT family protein, which produces MLSILFQVLYLLLYIFLIVLLARFVLGAVLAYGRRWQPGRGASAGLEVVWSVTDPPLRALRRVIPPLRIGTVSIDLASLVLLVILFVLMEFVFRRLIFAFA; this is translated from the coding sequence GTGTTGTCGATCCTGTTCCAGGTGCTCTACCTGCTGCTGTACATCTTCCTAATTGTCCTTTTGGCGCGATTTGTTCTTGGCGCGGTGCTGGCCTATGGTCGCCGCTGGCAACCGGGGCGCGGAGCGTCGGCGGGACTGGAAGTCGTGTGGAGCGTCACTGATCCGCCCCTGCGAGCGTTGAGGCGTGTGATCCCACCACTGCGAATTGGTACCGTGAGCATCGACCTGGCCTCCCTTGTGCTCCTGGTTATCCTGTTCGTGCTGATGGAGTTCGTGTTTAGGCGCCTGATCTTCGCGTTTGCCTGA